The following proteins are co-located in the Dietzia timorensis genome:
- a CDS encoding metalloregulator ArsR/SmtB family transcription factor gives MNEDTVLAEPCAPTATHAISAEFAATVATALKALSDPFRLRMLSAIAADSRGESCVCDLAELAEVSQPTVSHHLKVLKTVGLLDAERRGTWVWYRINPARRSAVTALLDGFAPAAIAEAAPEALPDADAADTDAQIAHLAADLAASTPALPPETVTSIVRESYAALARSAKITRYIVPLTERFARQRLADLTRDRESAAPQVLFVCVANAGRSQLAAALVGQLSGGRVIARSAGSTPAEHVHPHVRSLLAEIEGDKASQLFPKPLTDDAVRAADVVVTMGCGDVCPVIPGVRYEDWAVGDPALASPAGAAAIRDDIESRVRTLLDTLLTD, from the coding sequence ATGAACGAAGACACCGTGCTGGCTGAGCCGTGCGCCCCGACCGCGACGCACGCGATCAGCGCCGAGTTCGCGGCCACCGTTGCGACCGCGTTGAAGGCGCTGAGCGACCCCTTCCGGCTGCGGATGCTCTCGGCGATCGCGGCAGACTCGCGCGGAGAGTCCTGCGTGTGCGACCTCGCCGAGCTCGCCGAGGTCTCCCAGCCGACGGTGTCCCATCACTTGAAGGTCCTCAAGACCGTGGGCCTGCTGGACGCCGAGCGCCGCGGCACCTGGGTCTGGTACCGCATCAACCCGGCACGCCGTTCTGCGGTGACCGCGCTGCTGGACGGCTTCGCGCCGGCGGCCATCGCCGAGGCAGCGCCCGAGGCACTGCCTGACGCGGACGCTGCGGACACGGACGCGCAGATCGCTCATCTCGCCGCGGACCTCGCAGCGTCGACCCCTGCCCTGCCGCCCGAGACCGTGACGAGCATCGTGCGGGAGTCCTACGCCGCGCTGGCCCGCAGCGCGAAGATCACCCGATACATCGTGCCGCTGACCGAACGGTTCGCGAGGCAGCGCCTGGCCGACCTCACCCGTGACCGCGAGAGCGCCGCACCCCAGGTGCTGTTCGTCTGCGTCGCGAACGCCGGCCGCTCCCAGCTCGCGGCCGCCCTGGTCGGCCAGCTCTCCGGCGGACGGGTGATCGCCCGCTCGGCCGGATCGACGCCCGCAGAGCATGTGCACCCGCACGTCCGGTCCCTGCTCGCAGAGATCGAGGGGGACAAGGCATCTCAGCTCTTCCCGAAGCCGCTCACCGACGACGCCGTTCGCGCCGCCGACGTGGTCGTGACCATGGGCTGCGGCGATGTGTGCCCTGTCATCCCCGGAGTCCGCTACGAGGACTGGGCCGTGGGAGACCCGGCCCTCGCCTCGCCCGCGGGCGCTGCAGCGATCCGCGACGACATCGAATCCCGTGTCCGCACACTGCTCGACACGCTCCTCACCGACTGA
- a CDS encoding low molecular weight phosphatase family protein: protein MLFVCKKNGGKSQMAAALMRKLAGDAVQAHSAGTAPGSALNALSAASVAEVGASLDGEHPKPIDPGLLLSVDRVVVVGEEAVVEPVPGMAGVLETWVIDEPSTRGIEGEERMRLIRDEIFGKVRELATELASED from the coding sequence GTGCTGTTCGTCTGCAAGAAGAACGGCGGTAAGTCCCAGATGGCCGCCGCTCTCATGCGCAAGCTCGCCGGCGACGCCGTCCAAGCCCACTCGGCGGGCACGGCCCCGGGTTCGGCGCTCAACGCGTTGTCCGCCGCGTCCGTCGCCGAGGTCGGGGCGAGCCTGGATGGCGAGCACCCAAAGCCGATCGACCCGGGCCTCCTGCTTTCCGTGGACCGCGTCGTCGTCGTCGGCGAGGAAGCCGTGGTCGAGCCCGTGCCGGGAATGGCCGGGGTCCTCGAGACCTGGGTGATCGACGAGCCGTCGACGCGGGGCATCGAGGGCGAGGAGCGGATGCGCCTGATCCGCGATGAGATCTTCGGGAAGGTCCGCGAGCTCGCCACGGAGCTCGCATCTGAAGACTGA
- a CDS encoding PadR family transcriptional regulator yields the protein MESNDDASTEFEHHDLLSGLVRMHVLHHAAQEEIYGAWMIEELAGHGYRLSPGTLYPMLRRMVADGYLTVRSERDGRTVRKYYSATDRGREGLAQARERVQIFTREEPEHG from the coding sequence ATGGAGTCCAACGACGACGCTTCGACGGAGTTCGAGCACCACGACCTATTGTCCGGGCTCGTGCGCATGCACGTCCTGCACCACGCAGCGCAGGAGGAGATCTACGGGGCGTGGATGATCGAGGAGCTCGCAGGCCATGGCTACCGGCTTTCGCCCGGGACGCTATACCCGATGCTGCGCCGGATGGTCGCCGACGGATATCTGACCGTGCGCTCCGAGCGCGACGGACGCACGGTGCGCAAGTACTACTCCGCCACCGACAGGGGACGCGAAGGGCTCGCCCAAGCGCGGGAGCGCGTCCAGATCTTCACCCGAGAGGAACCCGAACATGGCTGA
- the chrA gene encoding chromate efflux transporter: protein MADAVSAPTRAVRGSAWEVFRVFLRLGVSSFGGPIAHLGYFRTEAVERRKWLDDREYADLVALCQFLPGPASSQVGFAIGMHRAGALGALAAFLAFTLPSAALMVAFAYGASLFTGPVAEGLLIGLKIVAVAIVAQAVLGMAKSLAPDRQRASIAAVAAAAALLLAGSSGQVIAIALGAVAGYFFCRAASMATGGALHFPVRRGVGAASLVLFGILLLGLPVAVIATGSGGLALFDAFYRAGSLVFGGGHVVLPLLQSGVVETGWVGDQQFLAGYGAAQAVPGPLFTFAALLGTASTTGPGGVLGAAIALVAVFLPGFLLLVGVLPFWNSLRQRPWAQAVMRGANAAVVGILAAALYSPVFSTAITGPGPFALALVCFVLLIAWKLPPWVVVIVGAAGGVLLSLVP from the coding sequence ATGGCTGATGCCGTGTCCGCACCGACGAGAGCCGTGCGAGGCTCCGCCTGGGAGGTGTTCCGCGTCTTCCTCAGGCTCGGCGTCTCCTCCTTCGGCGGACCGATCGCGCACCTGGGCTACTTCCGCACCGAGGCCGTCGAGCGCCGGAAGTGGCTGGACGACAGGGAGTACGCCGACCTCGTCGCGCTCTGCCAGTTCCTGCCGGGCCCCGCGTCGAGCCAGGTCGGGTTCGCGATCGGCATGCACCGCGCCGGGGCCCTCGGCGCGCTGGCGGCGTTCCTCGCCTTTACGTTGCCATCGGCGGCGCTTATGGTCGCGTTCGCCTACGGGGCGTCGCTGTTCACCGGCCCCGTCGCCGAGGGACTGCTCATCGGGCTGAAGATAGTCGCGGTCGCCATCGTCGCCCAGGCGGTCCTGGGGATGGCGAAGAGCCTGGCTCCCGACAGGCAGCGCGCGTCGATCGCAGCCGTCGCCGCGGCCGCGGCCCTGCTGCTGGCCGGATCGTCAGGGCAGGTCATCGCGATCGCGCTCGGCGCGGTCGCCGGGTACTTCTTCTGCCGTGCTGCGAGCATGGCGACCGGCGGGGCGCTGCACTTCCCCGTCCGGCGCGGCGTCGGCGCAGCGAGCCTGGTCCTGTTCGGGATCCTGCTGCTCGGCCTGCCAGTGGCAGTGATCGCGACGGGCTCAGGAGGTCTAGCGCTCTTCGACGCCTTTTACCGCGCGGGCTCCCTGGTCTTCGGCGGCGGGCATGTCGTCCTGCCGCTGCTCCAGTCCGGAGTCGTCGAGACCGGGTGGGTGGGCGACCAGCAGTTCCTGGCCGGCTACGGTGCTGCGCAGGCGGTGCCCGGGCCGCTGTTCACCTTCGCCGCGCTCCTGGGCACGGCATCGACCACTGGGCCCGGCGGAGTCCTCGGAGCGGCGATCGCCCTTGTCGCCGTCTTCCTGCCCGGATTCCTGCTCCTGGTCGGCGTGCTGCCGTTCTGGAACTCGCTGCGCCAGCGCCCCTGGGCCCAGGCCGTGATGCGCGGAGCCAACGCCGCGGTCGTCGGCATCCTCGCCGCAGCCCTGTACTCCCCGGTGTTCTCCACCGCGATCACCGGCCCCGGCCCGTTCGCTCTCGCGCTGGTCTGCTTCGTGCTCCTGATCGCGTGGAAGCTGCCGCCGTGGGTCGTCGTGATCGTCGGCGCTGCTGGAGGAGTGCTGCTCTCGCTCGTGCCCTGA
- the mutM gene encoding bifunctional DNA-formamidopyrimidine glycosylase/DNA-(apurinic or apyrimidinic site) lyase — MPELPEVEVVRRGLDDHVRGRTIASATILHPRAARRHVGGTEDLAARMVGATITGTARRGKYLWLILDGEDALLAHLGMSGQMLITSPDAAVAAHERARITFTDGGHDLRFDDQRTFGHLMYDEGGAVLPSPIAHIARDPFDPLFDQAAAVALIKAKKTGIKRVLLDQTVVSGIGNIYADEALWAAKVHGETAASSLSKPRISALIDAARDVMAAALNQGGTSFDSLYVDVAGSSGYFARSLNAYGRTGQPCTRCGTPIVREQFMNRSSHSCPICQRKSTTTLA; from the coding sequence GTGCCTGAACTTCCTGAGGTCGAGGTCGTGCGCCGTGGACTCGACGATCATGTCCGTGGCCGGACGATCGCCTCGGCCACTATTCTGCATCCGCGTGCGGCCCGCCGTCATGTGGGCGGTACGGAGGATTTGGCCGCACGGATGGTCGGGGCGACGATCACGGGGACTGCCCGCCGCGGTAAGTACCTGTGGCTGATCCTGGACGGCGAGGACGCGCTGCTGGCTCACCTGGGGATGAGCGGGCAGATGCTCATCACGTCGCCTGATGCTGCCGTCGCTGCGCACGAGCGGGCGCGGATCACCTTCACCGACGGCGGCCACGATCTGCGGTTCGATGACCAGCGCACGTTCGGGCATCTGATGTACGACGAAGGCGGAGCGGTGCTACCCTCGCCGATCGCCCACATCGCGCGGGATCCGTTCGATCCGCTGTTCGACCAGGCGGCAGCAGTTGCGTTGATCAAGGCCAAAAAAACCGGCATCAAGCGCGTGCTGCTGGACCAGACGGTAGTGTCCGGCATCGGGAACATCTACGCCGACGAAGCACTCTGGGCTGCCAAGGTGCACGGGGAGACGGCGGCATCGTCCTTGAGCAAGCCAAGGATCTCAGCGCTGATCGATGCTGCGCGCGACGTCATGGCCGCCGCGCTAAACCAAGGCGGAACCTCGTTCGATTCCCTCTATGTCGACGTGGCCGGCAGCAGCGGTTATTTTGCCCGCAGCCTGAATGCCTACGGTCGTACCGGCCAGCCTTGCACGCGCTGCGGGACGCCGATCGTGCGGGAACAATTCATGAACCGCTCGAGCCACTCGTGTCCGATCTGCCAGCGAAAATCGACAACGACCCTAGCGTGA